TAAACAACTGACATTACATAATGATCATGCAGCTGCAACAAATGGTGCACCACAGTCGATGAATACTCGTCAGATGCAGCAACCAGAAGTCGAAATAGATGATTTAGGTGGTTTTCATGGTGTGATAGACCCATTCATGAAGCTACAAGACAATAATGTTAATTCACCCGATCTCAATAGCGTGACAAATCGAATCAATATCGCAGGACTTGTGGCTGTATCGATGTGTAATGCTTATGCTTCGATTAATATCAAAGATCAAAATAATAATCTAATGCCTAAGTTTATTGCACCTAATAGCTTTTTAATGGGGATAAATCCTGCGACAGCACAACAAAGTGATTACCGATTGACTGAAGGATTAACGTTTAGTTGTGTGTATAAAAATGTACTTAAGCCAAGAGTAAGAGACAGTGTTCGCGAGATAAAACTACAGCAACCATTACTCAAAAAAGGTGGGTAAGCCGCAAAAGTAATCAATTACGTTACGCCTAAAGACTCGCTCTTGATCACTTGCATAATTCGGTCAAGGTGCGAGGTCAATAATGTTCTATCATCGTTAGACAAGTTGCACTCAGACAAGATGAAGTGACATGTTTTAACCACATTGCGCCAACGTGGATTATCAGGTAATTTTTTTACGTGTAGGTATTTATCTAAAGAGCGTGTTCTTAGGCGACCAGAGTCGATAGATATCGTCCAAATTTGGCTTCTGTCGGCTAATTCTACTTTATTCGTTTTGGTACTTTTCTCCCAAATACTGATGCAATCAATCATCGTATTCACTAATAACTCAGCAAATGAAGCCGTTAATTCCGACGGCGACAATGACAAAGTTGCCTGCTGCTGGGTGTCGTCTTGCTCTGTTATATCGTCATTAGATAATAAAAATAATTGCTGTTTATGCGACTCGATTATGGTCATTAAATGCTGCTGGGTTTTACGTTTTCTATAAATATAAAAGCTCACAATAAAGCCAATTAACAAGCCAATACTGGTAATGCCAAGGATTAAATTAAGTAATTTATCTATTTTTTGGCTCTTCTGCTGACTAGCAATTTGCTCTTCTGCTAATGCTCGTTGCACGCGTTCATTCTCTATGTCGCTTTGAATGACTGTGATGCTCTCACTGTATTTTTTTTCAAGTAATGCTTCGTGTAACTGTTGATATTTCTTTAGATAAACCAGAGATTCGTAAGGGCGGCCGTTGTCATAATATAACTCGCTGGCATAGTGATAAATGTTCATTTTTTGCAATGAGTCTTGTTTGGTGTCGCTATAGTCCATTGCACTTTCAATAAATTTTATGGCTTGAGTCGCATCTTTTTGATGTGTGGCTATTTGGGCTTTTAAATAGAAAATTACATCATGAAACGAATGGTCATCGCGGGTTAAATATTCCGATAATGTATCGGCGACATGTAGGGCTGGAGTAAATTCATTGGCATTGATATGGATCGTCGCGACATTAATTAGCGCAGACAGCCTGTCGTCACCGACAAGGTTATCGTTGTATGCTTCGATGACCTTATTACTGTAGAAATTTTTCTTATTGAATTCATTGTTTATATTATATATTTCAGCAAGGTTTCCGTAGAGATGCGACATATAACCGATAACATGAAGATCTACATTATGAGTGGTGTAGCGTAAGTAATGTTTAAGTGATAGTTCAAAATAGCGCTGGGAATCTTTAAATTTTTCGAGCTTTTTATAAATCAGACCAAGATTGTTGAGGGTTATCGCAGTATAAAAGTCATTACCTAAGGCCTCTTTAATCGCTAAACTCTTCTGGTAGTAACTTAATGCTTTGTCATATTGATTCAAATACTGTTCAGTTAGTGCTAAATCGTTATAGCTTTTCGCCAACCAAATTTCAGACTCTTGGGCTTTAGCAATGCTAAAAGCTTGTTCAAATAAGGTTTTAGCTTCTTGATAGGACTTTCTATAAAGTTTTTCAGCGGCTTTCTTACGTAGCCAGAGATATTGAATTTCGACATTTTGAGTAAAAGTAGCGCTATTTTTAACGTCATCAAGCATTTGTTCCGCAACGACTTTATCACCTAACTCTTGGTTAATATCATATAAGATAAGTTGTAACTTGGCGGCGATGATGGGGTATTTATCAATATCTAATATTTTGAGTTGTTGGCTGCAAAAGCTCAGGCTGGCTTGAGGAGAAATCTGTTTTATACGGGCTTTGCATTGCTCTAATGCTAAGCTGCTTTGTTGTGTAGTACCTCTATCTCCTTGGGCTGTTAACCTAGCCGCGGTTGCAGGCATATGCATCGAATAGATCGATACCAATACCAATAGAAAAATAGCTGTAAGTCCCTGCACTCAACCACCCAGTCCAATTATTAATATCGTTTAAGTCTTATTACACCGTCAAATAGATGCAATGTCAGTTAACATATTAACAACATAAACCGATAGCCAATGTAAATACAAGAAATAGTCACGATTGACCATGTGTAGAGTTAAGTAACAGTTCTAAAATCGAAAGCTGTTTTTTTATTATTTAGTCTTTATACTCCGCTGCTGTTTTGTCTTTATAGAAAGTAAAAATGAAAAGTTGGATATTGTTAAGTGTAGCCATTTTAACTGAGGTGTTGGCCACTTCAGCGCTTAAAGCCAGTGATGGATTCTCAAAATTAGCACCTTCAATTGTAGTTATTGTGGGCTATGTATTGTCTTTTTACTTTCTATCTCTGGCATTAAAAGGGATCCCGGTCGGTATTGCTTATGCCACGTGGGCAGGCCTTGGGATTGTGCTTATTACCTTAATAGCCTGGGTGATGTACGGTCAAAAGTTAGATTTAGGTGCACTGGTGGGCATGGGGTTTATTCTGATTGGTGTGGTGATAATGAATTTATTTTCAAATGTGACGCCGCATTAACGAAGAAAGACAGGCCAATCAAAAAGGGCTTAACAATGTATGTCATTGTTAAGCCCTTTTTAGTTGAGGTTAAGTCGAAGCAACCAAATGTTGCTTCGATTACAAGCTCATTACCACGCCATGTCTAAAATCTTACGGCTGGTGGCCAAATCTACTTTGCCGCTTTCAGACAGTGCTGTCATGCCGTGTGCTTCTAATGCATCGACGACTTGAGAGAGTTGCTCTTGAGTGACACCATGATCGCGTAAACGCACTGGTAAACCGACTTGTTTGAAGAAGGCCTCAGTTTTGTCGATGGCTTGCTCTACTCGGCTAACTTCATCACCTTCAGTGATATCCCAAACACGTGCTGCGTATTGCACTAATTTAGCGTGTTTTTGTTCTTTCAACACACGCCATAGTGATGGCAATACGACTGCTAATGTTTGTGCATGGTCTATATGGAAAAGTGCGGTTAGCTCATGGCCAATCATGTGAGTAGACCAATCTAATGGAACGCCTGTGCCTATCATGCCATTTAAGGCCGATGTAGCACTCCACATTAAGTTTGCGCGAGCATCATAGTTTGTTGGCTCTTCAACAGTGATAGGGCCAATTTCAATGAGAGTTCGCAAAATACCTTCTGCCATACGGTCTTGCACGCGGGCATCAACTGGGTAAGTCGCATATTGCTCAAGTACATGTACAAATGCATCAACAACACCATTTGCGACTTGGATTTTTGGTAAGCTGAAAGTGAGTTCAGGATCCAGCATGGCAAATGTTGGGTAGGCACATGGGTGGTTTACTGGGAACTTGCCACCTTGATAACTGACGACAGCAAAGGCATTCATTTCTGAACCCGTAGCAGGCAGGGTAGCAATAACACCAAGAGGAATAACCTTATCATTTGCTACTGGCACAGGCGTAAAACCGTGATGCAGCAATGTAGTGGTATCGCCATCAAACTGAGTTGCAAGGGCAATAAATTTGGTGCCGTCCATCACTGAACCACCACCAACAGCGAGTAAAAAGTCGATGTTTTCTTTACGAGCAACTTCAACTGCTTTAACAAGAGTGTCGTACTTAGGGTTCGCTTCAATACCGCCAAATTCAAATACTGTGCGGTTACCTAATGCGGCTTTAACTTTATCTAGTGTGCCAAAACGTTGTACGCTGCCGCCACCGTAAGTGATTAATACTCGAGCATTGGCTGGGACAAGTTGGTCTAACTCTGCGATACGGTCTTTACCGAAAACAACATGAGTAGGGTTACGATAATCAAAATTAAGCATAATGGGCGCCTTTTGGTCTAGCGATAATACAAATAGTTGGCTGATTGTTTATTTATACATAAGTCATCCCTATACAGGTTTTTTTATGCACCACAGCAACAATAAATCATGTGGTTATGATAATCCTTTTCGTCAAAATAAACATACACAGAACTATCGTGTTCATGCCTATTCCTATCTATATCGTAATTATATGACTGTTTATTGATTATTTTAATGCCTTTTACTGCTTTTTTGGTAGTATCGATGCAGTGGTTTTTTAAGGGGGAAGGTATGAATGAGATAGCAACATTAATGGCACAGCTTGCACCAAAAGAAGGGGTTAATAATACTCATTTGGCTGGGGTACGTATGTTTCGTGGCTCTCAGTATGCTTCTCGAGGGCCATTATGCTATTCCCAGGGGGTACTGATTGTTGGTCAGGGTAAAAAGCGCGTGTATATAGAGGACCAAACCTTTGATTACGACCGCCAGCGCTCATTAGTGATGACAGTGCCATTACCCGTAGAGTGTGAAACGTTTGCTAGTATTGAAGAGCCGGTATTAGTGTTGATGGTTGATATTGATTTAGTGCAACTTAATTATATTATTCGGTTGATGGACGAGCATCATCAGATCCCTAAAGATTTAAATGAATCGCGCCAGAGTGGTTTTTTTGTAGCAGACAACACTGAAGATATGGACTGTAGCGTCATTAGGTTATTGCAGGCATTGCAGTCGCCGTTAGAAGCCAAAGTGATGGGTGAAGCGTTAGTGCTTGAGTTGCTATATCGCCTATTGGATTCGCCTAATGCAGCACCGCTTTATGCCTTGTCGTTAAGTCATACCCGCTTATCGAGGGTAGAAAAAGCCCTTAACTACATTCATAAGCATTATGGTGAGTCGGTTGAAGTCGACACATTAGCAAGCTTGGTTAATATGAGTCCGTCGGCATTCCATCGT
This region of Shewanella livingstonensis genomic DNA includes:
- a CDS encoding AraC family transcriptional regulator, producing MNEIATLMAQLAPKEGVNNTHLAGVRMFRGSQYASRGPLCYSQGVLIVGQGKKRVYIEDQTFDYDRQRSLVMTVPLPVECETFASIEEPVLVLMVDIDLVQLNYIIRLMDEHHQIPKDLNESRQSGFFVADNTEDMDCSVIRLLQALQSPLEAKVMGEALVLELLYRLLDSPNAAPLYALSLSHTRLSRVEKALNYIHKHYGESVEVDTLASLVNMSPSAFHRSFKEVTASSPIQYLKKIRLNKAKALLQLKKLKVKEVSTQVGYESTAQFSREFKRYFDQSPGECARL
- a CDS encoding iron-containing alcohol dehydrogenase is translated as MLNFDYRNPTHVVFGKDRIAELDQLVPANARVLITYGGGSVQRFGTLDKVKAALGNRTVFEFGGIEANPKYDTLVKAVEVARKENIDFLLAVGGGSVMDGTKFIALATQFDGDTTTLLHHGFTPVPVANDKVIPLGVIATLPATGSEMNAFAVVSYQGGKFPVNHPCAYPTFAMLDPELTFSLPKIQVANGVVDAFVHVLEQYATYPVDARVQDRMAEGILRTLIEIGPITVEEPTNYDARANLMWSATSALNGMIGTGVPLDWSTHMIGHELTALFHIDHAQTLAVVLPSLWRVLKEQKHAKLVQYAARVWDITEGDEVSRVEQAIDKTEAFFKQVGLPVRLRDHGVTQEQLSQVVDALEAHGMTALSESGKVDLATSRKILDMAW
- a CDS encoding DMT family transporter — its product is MKSWILLSVAILTEVLATSALKASDGFSKLAPSIVVIVGYVLSFYFLSLALKGIPVGIAYATWAGLGIVLITLIAWVMYGQKLDLGALVGMGFILIGVVIMNLFSNVTPH
- a CDS encoding tetratricopeptide repeat protein, with the protein product MQGLTAIFLLVLVSIYSMHMPATAARLTAQGDRGTTQQSSLALEQCKARIKQISPQASLSFCSQQLKILDIDKYPIIAAKLQLILYDINQELGDKVVAEQMLDDVKNSATFTQNVEIQYLWLRKKAAEKLYRKSYQEAKTLFEQAFSIAKAQESEIWLAKSYNDLALTEQYLNQYDKALSYYQKSLAIKEALGNDFYTAITLNNLGLIYKKLEKFKDSQRYFELSLKHYLRYTTHNVDLHVIGYMSHLYGNLAEIYNINNEFNKKNFYSNKVIEAYNDNLVGDDRLSALINVATIHINANEFTPALHVADTLSEYLTRDDHSFHDVIFYLKAQIATHQKDATQAIKFIESAMDYSDTKQDSLQKMNIYHYASELYYDNGRPYESLVYLKKYQQLHEALLEKKYSESITVIQSDIENERVQRALAEEQIASQQKSQKIDKLLNLILGITSIGLLIGFIVSFYIYRKRKTQQHLMTIIESHKQQLFLLSNDDITEQDDTQQQATLSLSPSELTASFAELLVNTMIDCISIWEKSTKTNKVELADRSQIWTISIDSGRLRTRSLDKYLHVKKLPDNPRWRNVVKTCHFILSECNLSNDDRTLLTSHLDRIMQVIKSESLGVT